The genomic segment AAGAAGCCATCTTGACTACCAGATCCACCACGCGGCAGCTGTAGCCCCATTCATTGTCGTACCAAGCCACCACCTTGATGAAGTTGCTGGTGCCTTCCAGCACCATGGTGGATTTGGCGTCAAAAATCGAAGAGTGATCGTTGCCGATCACATCCACAGACACGATCGGATCTTCGGTATACTGGAGAATGCCCTTGAGCTTGCCGTCGGCCGCGGCTTTGATGGCGCGGTTGACCTGCTCGATGCTGACGTCCTGTTTCAATTCAGCGACCAGATCGACCACCGAACCGTCCCACACCGGAACGCGCAGGGAAAAGCCGTCCAGCTTGCCTTTCAGCTCTGGGATCACCTTGCCCACCGCTTTGGCAGCGCCTGTGGTGGTGGGAATGATGGCCATGGCCGCCGAGCGGGCGCGACGCAGATCGCTGTGCGGCAGATCCAGAATGCGCTGATCGTTGGTGTAAGCGTGCACGGTGGTCATATAACCGCGTTTGATGCCGAAAGCGTCGTGCAACACTTTGGCCACCGGGGCCAGACAGTTGGTCGTGCACGACGCATTGGAGACCAGTTTATGTTCGGGTTTGAGGTCGCTGTCATTGACGCCGATAACGATGGTGGCGTCGATCTCATCTTTGGACGGCACCGTCAGCACGACCTTTTTGGCGCCGCCATCCAGATGTTTGGCGATCTGCTCTTTTTTACGGAACACACCGGTGGACTCGACGACATAGTCTGCGCCGGCTTTGCTCCAGGGAATATTGGCCGGATCTTTTTCTGCACTGATCTGAACCTTTTTGCCGTTGACGATCACGGCATTGCCTTCGCAGGAGACCTCGCCTTTGAAAAGACCATGGGTGGAATCATATTTCAGCAGATGCGCCAGCGTCGGGGCATCGGTGATGTCGTTGATGTGGACAATTTCGATATCCTTGCGCTGCACCGCGGCGCGAAAAACCAGACGGCCGATACGGCCGAAACCGTTAATGCCTAATTTGATAGCCATGAAACCATCCTCCAATGTGCGTTGAGTATAAAAGACTAGGGATTGCCGAACGCGGAGCAAAAACCACGACCAAAAACCGGGAACATGGTTTGAGCTATTAAAGTAAAAAAAATTACACGCAATGTCAAGTATAATTCTTGACTGAGAAATCATTTACACGCGAACCAGGGTCAGACAGTAGACCTGGCGGCACCCTTGGGCCTTCAGCGTTTTGGCGCATTCGTTCAGAGTATGGCCGGTGGTGAACAGATCATCCACCAGCACCACCACGCCGCCGGCCGCTGCCTCCGGCCTGGGGACGACAAAGGCGCCGGCGAGATTGCGCGAACGCTCCGACTTGGCGAGTTTGGCCTGCGGCCGCGTGTAGCGGATGCGCTGCAGCAGGGCTGAATCCATGGGCAGCCCGGCGGCCGTTGCGGCATGTTGTGCCAGCCGCTCTGATTGGTTATAGCCGCGCTCGCGCAGGCGCCGCCGGTGCAACGGCACAGGCGCCAGCATCACGGCCTCCGGCAGCGCCGCGTCGCGCAGGGCCAGACCGAGCTCGCGGCCCAGCGGCTGGGCCAGGCTGGCATAGCCCTTGTACTTCATCAGATGAATCAGCTTTTGAATCGACTCATGGAAGGGAAACACTGCGATGGAGGCCTCGAACCAGGCCGGCCAGCTGAGTTGATGCGTCAGCTTTTCAGCCGCCAGCACCGGTTCTTCCAAACGGGGCAGGGTCTCCAGGCAGGTGCGACAAACCAGAACCTCTGCGTCCAAATCATTGTTGCAGAGCACACACCAGGGCGGATAGATGAAATCCAGCAATGGCTCTGTCAAAGACGACAGAGCGGAGACCCATGTTCGTTTTTCAGCCGTTGAACGCATCCTGCAACGGATTCCTCCCGCTCGGACGGACTCGGTTTGCGGAAAAATTACAAGAGGGGGACAGACAGCAGCCTTACTTGAAACGGTAGACAAAAGCGAGCTTGGGCTCTATACGCTCCTGGGATTTGTAGATCTTGCTGCCCGGATCGGTTTCAACAAAGGACCAGATGTAATCCACATAGAGGATGAGGTAGGGTTTGAGCTTGTATCCCAGTCCCAACCGCGCCACGCTGCGGTCATCCAGAGTAAACACGTCCTCTGCCTGGACAATACCGAGCTTGTCGTAGCTGGCATGGGCGGCGATCGTCGGCATGGCCTCTGTGGCGTCCGCAGCCAAATGCAACTGACCGCTCTTCTCGGCATCCAATTTGGACACGGTGCCCAATAACAGCACCCTGTTGCCCAGCACATTGCCGTACAGCTCGCCGAACGTGCCGCGGGTTTCCTCCAGGCCGATCAGCATGTCCGTCTTGTAGAATTTTTTACCGTGAGAAATCTGCAGTTTCTGGATTTCATAAAAGGGATCAAAGAACGACGGGATAAACTCCTCGCCCAACCAGCGGCGTTCCAGACGGGCCTGCACCTCCATGAGACCGAGGAGATTGGCAAAGCCGACGGATACGCCCACCGCCGTGCCGGCGCCGAAATCACGGCTGAGATTCTCGCGCGAGCTATAGCCGTGAATGACGGCATAGTCTGCGTACAAAAGCGTGTTGAACACGCGGGTTTTGATCAACGGCAATTCCACATCCACGCCATACACGGAAACACCGTCGTTGCTGGCTACCCAATCGTCCGGATCCAGGTCACGGGCAAAGCTGGCGCCGACGGCAAAATTTTTCAGCACCGGGACATCGAGAATATACAGCGGCCGGTAATAGCCGCGGAGACCGAATAATTCCGACCGCCCCATGTTGCTGGCTATGCTTTCGAAACCAAAATGGCCGAGATCCAGATCGAACTCCATGCCGATTTTGCGATCATCGTAGTTAATCTCGTTGGTAAAATAGTTGACGATAAAGCCATGGCCGATGCGCGCGGCGTCCAGCGTGCCGATCCGTGTGTAAAAGCGGTCCGTTTTGCGGCCATAGCGAAAATAGCGCAACAGACGGAAATAGTCATACCCCGAATCCCAGTCCTTGGCGCGCAGCGAGCCGCTCTTGGCATCATACAACAGGTTGATGTTCAATCCGAATCCCAGTGGCCCAAAGGACAGTTCCGGGCGCAGACAGAAAGAATAGTAGGATTGGTCGTCGATGGTGGTGATGCCGATCCCGCCGAACAGCCGGTTTTCGTTGCCGGTCCAGTAACCGAACCCGGCATCCGGGAATTGAGCTCCTGCAGAGCCCGCCAGACAAAATAGGCTCAGCAGAACCAGCGCCTTTTTCATCTGTTGCTTCCTTTCACCACAGATCTTCCATGCCGGGAGGAACATCCCAATGAGTCGCCCACTGAAAATGGCCCTGTCCTCCTGCCGCAGTGCTGCGGTCCACGGATAAAAGCCGCTTGTGTTCGATCTCCTCAGCCGCCAGATACTCGAACATCTCTTTGGCCTTTGGATGGCGGGCTTTGAGCGCCGCCTGGCGGTAATACTGATACGCCTTTTCCTCTGCCTGCATGGCCAAGCGGATCGCCTCCTCGCTCGAAAGATCGGGGGAGACCTGATGGCTGCCGATCTCCTGGGCTGAAACGATGACTGCAGGTTCCCGGCCGCCGGAGAGTTTGACGTACAGCTCGAAGAGCTGGTCGAAATGTCCCTGTTCGATGGCGCTGAAGTAGCTGAACTTGTTGCGGATTTTTTCCTGCTTCATCACCGCCGCTGCGCTGCGATAAAACTCCATGGCGCCTTTTTCCCGGCTGATCGCCAGCTGTAGGGAGGCCAGAGGATCGAGGTCGGCCACCTCGGTGCGCAGATGAAGGCCGGCCACGGCTTCGCTGAAGGCTTTATTGAAAGCGGGCAGGTCCTCTGGTTTACGTGAAGAGATATACGGCCCATCTACGCACACCTCTTGATCCACATAGTGGGCCCCGGCCAATTTAACGTCGTCGCGAATGCCGACATAGCAGGTGGTGGTCACGCCCTCAAGCAGGCCGGCGGAGATCAATACCTGAGCGCCGTGGCATATCGCGCCGACAGGTCGGCCGGTCTGCCAAAAGGCTATCACCAAAGCCAGCGCCGTTTCATTGACGCGGATGCGCTCCGGCGCCCCACCTCCGGGAATGATCAGACCATCATAGTCCGATGCGCGAACTTGATCGATGGTTTTGTCCGGCGTCAGGGTGACGCGGTTGTATTTGCCGGTGAGCGTCGAACGGTCCAATCCCACCCAATCCACCTGAGCGCCGAGCTTTTGCAGATACTCTTTCGGCAGCGTGGCCTCTTCGTCGTGAAATTGCGGACCGATCAAAATGGCGATTCGTTTATCTTTCAGCATGTCTCTTCTCTGAGTGATACAGGTGTTAGAAATCACAGAGCCGACGAAAAACAAGCGTCAGCCGGTGAGGGGTTACTTTTGATCCAGCTGGCGCAACCGGTCGCGCAGACCGGCCGCCACTTCGTAGGCCTCCTCCTGCACCGCCCGGTCCATCAGCCGTTGCAGTCTTTCCCGCTCGCTGAGCGGCTTTTGCTCCCGCAGCTCATCGAGCCATTCACGCAGCAGTTCCACCTCCACCATCTCTTTGCCCAGATGCTTGCTGTACTTTTGGTAATGGCGTTCTATGGCCTTGATCCCCTTTTCGATCAGGCGAATCGACTCATCCACTCCGCCGCTATCCATGGCCACAGAGGCGGCGGCGCGCACATACATCATCAGCACATAGGGCCGATACTGTTCGAACGCCCAGATGATCTCCTGGTTTTTTGCGTATTTGTGGACCAGATCGAACACTTTGAGATTGCGGCGGGTGTCGCGGACGACGCGTCGATAATCTCCCAAACGCAGCAGGGCGATATAGCGGTGATAGAATTGAATGGCCTCCTGTTGCAGCCGCAGACAGTCGCCGGTAGAGAGCGAAAACGAATCGCCGCCGCCCTGAAGCGCGGCCTTGGCGCGGTCTTCAAAGTAGCTGAGGTAGGAATCATAGTGGTGCGGCCGTCTGCCGTCGGGCCGGCCGTCCAACTCCATCTGCAGCAGGCCCAGGTCAATGCGCATCTGCAGTTTTTTGCTTCCGTCCTGACCGTCAATGATGCGCACATTGATGTCATTGGGAAGGTATTTCCAGCGTTTCAACAACCACCCGATGTCATCGCTCATAAGATCCTCGTCAGGCAAGGCTCGCAGACGCCCCCTCGGCAGGGCATGCTCTGTTAATTTGTGCGGTCTGGATCAAGAAAAATAGGCGATCGCGTTGCTGAACAACGCGGCTCCGTCGGCCTCCCGATTCAGGCCGATGCGGGTCCAGGCCGGATGATGCGTCGGATCGATGTTCCGTTCCGGATGCGGCATCAGCCCCAGCACGCGGCCGGTGGGATCGCAGATGCCGGCGATATCCGCCATGGAGCCGTTGGGATTCCACGGATAGGCGGCAGCACCGCCTTCCGGATTGATATATTGAAAGACCACTTGCCGGTTGCGCCAGAGCTCCTGCAGCACCGACTCATCGCGCACCACAAATTTGCCTTCGGCGTGGGCCACCGGAAAATAGACGCTTTCCTTCATGGTGCGGGTGAACACGCAGGGGCTCTCATTGATCCGCAGATAAACCCAGCGGTCGTCGTATTTGCCGGAATCGTTGTTGGTCAGGGTGACGGATTGCTCCCTGCTAAAATCCACCACCGGCAACAACCCCGCTTTTACCAACACTTGAAAACCGTTACAAATTCCAATAATCAGTTTACCCTGCTGATGAAAAGCGTGCAGATGATCCGCCAGGTGGAAACGCAATTGATTGGCCATCACCTTGCCGGCGGAGATGTCGTCGCCGTAGGTGAAACCGCCGGGAATGGCCAGAATCTGGTAGTCCGCCAGCAGCGCCGGATTTTCCAGCACCCGGTTGATGTGCAACAGGACGGCGGCGCCGCCGGCCTGGTTAAAGTCAAATGCGGTTTCCGAATCGCAATTGGATCCGGCAGCGCGCATCACAAGTACTCTGGGCTTCATCAAACAGACGTTCCTTTTCTTTCCTGATCAGACTTCGATGCCATGGCCGGCTACCAGCGCAAAGTGTTTTGCCAGGAGCTTTTCAAATTCGACAGATTTTCCTCGATCAACCGTTCTCCCTGCACGCCGTTGATGAGCACTTGGGGAGAGGCGGTGACCTGCCCCAGCAGGCCAAAGGGTATCGCCTGCAGCGCGGCGCAAAACGCCGCCTCTTTATCCGGCTGCACCTCGACCACCAGCCGACTGTTGGATTCGGAGAACAAGAGCACGTCGTCGCGAACCACATCCGCCGAAGCCGGCACTGCGGCCAAAGAGACGGACAGGCCCAGTCCGCCGCTGAACGCCATCTCCGCCAGCGCCACCGCCAACCCGCCTTCCGAGCAGTCGTGGCAGGAGGCCACCAGCCCGGCGGCCATGGCGGCATGCAGCGCCAAGTAGAGGCGGCGCGCCGATTCCGCGTCGACCTGCGGCACCCGGCTGCTGCTCGCGTTCATCACTTCATAATAATGCGATCCCCCGCATTCAGCTTTGGTCAGGCCCACCACATAGAGCAAGTTGCCCGCTTTCTTTAAATCCATGGTCACCGCCTGACGGCAGTCTTCCATGATCGAGATCGCAGAGATCAACAGAGTGGGCGGAATGGCGATACTGTCGCCGGATTCGGTTTTATATTCATTGTTAAGGCTGTCCTTGCCCGAGATGAACGGCGTACGGAAAACAGCCGCCACATCGTAGCAGGCCTGCATGGCGCGCATCAGACCGCCCAGACGGTCGGGCTTGTCTGTGCTGCCCCAGCAGAAATTGTCCAGCAGGGCTGTGCGCTCCAGAGAGCCGCCCACCGCGATGACGTTGCGGACCGCTTCGTCGATGGCGGAAGCGGCCATCCAATAGGGATCGATCAGACCGTACTTGGGATTCAGTCCGTTGGCCAGGATCACCGCCTTGTAAGAGTCCATTCTAGGCCGCGTCACCGAGGCGTCGGACGGCCCCTGCTGATCCACGCCCACCAGCGGTTTAACGACGCTGCCTCCCTGCACCTCATGATCGTATTGACGGATCACCCATTCCTTACTGCAGACATTGGGCGCAGCCAATATTTTATGCAAGACAGACGTCAAGTCGCTCGGACGCTCAGGCTCTATTTCCACCATCACCGGCTGTTCATAAACCGCGTGGCGCACCACCTCAGGCATGCCGTCGTGAAGAAACGCCATGTCCAGCTCTCCCACCACGGTCGAGCTATAGGTTAATCGGATTTTGCGATCGTCCGTCGTGCGGCCGATGACCGTGGCCTCCACATCCTCGCTGGCGAACAGGGCGAGTGTATCCGCCACATGCTCGGGCGGCACAAAGATCACCATCCGTTCCTGGGCTTCAGAGATCCAGATCTCCATGTAAGAGAGGCCGTGATACTTGAGCGGCACTTTTTCCAGGTACACCTCTGCGCCTGTGGTCTTGGCCAGTTCGCCGATGGCGGAGGAGAGACCGCCGGCGCCGCAATCTGTGATAGCGCGATAATAGCCCCTGTCGCGCGCCTGCATCAACGTGTCCACCAATTTCTTCTCGACAATCGGATTGCCGATCTGCACTGCACCGCTCCAGGTGCCTTCGCTCTCAGTGTGCAATTCGCCCGAGGAAGCGGTGGCGCCGTGAATGCCGTCGCGTCCGGTGCGGCCGCCGACGACGATGATGGCGTCGCCCGGCGCCACGGTCTTCTCACACAAGTTCCTGGGCAGCAAACCCACATTGCCGCAATAGACCAGCGGGTTGCCAAGATAGCGATCGTCAAAAAAGATGGCGCCGTTGGAGGTGGGAATGCCCATGCGGTTGCCGTAATCGCGTACACCGGCGACCACGCCCTGCATCACTCGTTTGGGATGCAGCACGCCCTTGGGCAGATCTTTCATGGCCAAATCCACCGGGCCGAAGCAAAAAACATCGGTGTTGATGATCGGCTTGGCGCCCAAGCCGGTACCCAACGGATCGCGGATCACGCCGCCGATGCCGGTATTGGCGCCGCCATACGGCTCCATGGCAGAGGGATGATTATGGGTCTCTACTTTAAAACAGATATTATAATCATCGTCAAAGTGGATCACACCGGCGTTGTCTTTGAAAACCGACACGCACCAGGGCAAATCCAGCTCACGGGTGACTCGGAAAATGGTTTGTTTAAGCGGATTGCGGATCACCTGGCCCTCGAATTCGACCAGGCCGGTGAGGGTCTTGTGGCTGCAGTGCTCAGACCAGGTTTGGGCGATCATCTCCAGTTCAATGTCCGTGGGATCCCGCTGCAGGGAACGAAAATGCTCCTGGATGGCGCGCATCTCCGCTGCATTGAGAAACAGATCTCGCTCACGGCTGAGCCTCATCAACTTCTCTTCATCCGCGTCGCGCAGGGGAATGACGATCAATTGGAAAACCGGGTCCTGCATAGTAAAGAAGAGCCTTTCACCCGGCTGCATGATGTGCTGCACCACTTTGTTGATCAACAGCTTTTGCCCGATCAACTCCCTGTCGCCGGCGGAAAGGGCGCCGAAAAACTCAAACCGTTTGGCGGTTTTAGCCTCTTGCACAGAGAGGATGCCCAAATCGCGAATGCCTTTCAGAGCGGTCTCAGCAACCAGATCGGTCACACCGCGGTTAAAAGTCACCTCAACGGACCAGCATGGATGGTCCTTCTGAGGCTGAAACGGCTGATCGATGCGATACTGCTGCGTCACCAGATCTGTCAGCAGCGATTCGGCGATCCTGGTTTTTTCCTCCTCCTGCAGGTCGCCGAAAAAATAGTACACCTGATAGACCTTGACCCGATCCACTCCGGCAACACCCAAATCCCTGGCGCCGGAGAGAATGCCTTTCGCCTCAGAATCCTGAAAGTCGGCCGACAGGCCCAATTCGATTCGCGTGATCACATTGGCTCCTTGAATGTATCAAATATAGTTTAAATATATTTGCAGGTAAATGCAAGGGAAATCATGGCCGTTGCCGCAGGCTCTCATCAGGCTGATCCACAACCGCCTCATTGAAAAGCGTCCTCCTGTGCATTCAAAGCTTGACTTTTTCACCTCAAGGTTTTAAATTAGCCAAACTTTAAAATCGGATCCTCATTTTTTGTTATTGTTTTTATTATAATTAAGCGGAGCACCTGCTTTGCAGACCGAAGATAACATAACGCCGACCGCCTGCAAATTGGCTCGAAAATTTATTTATTTTATGAGTGTCATCCTTTTCTTTTCTATTTTCTTTTTCCCCGTTCTACCGCTTTCCGCCGCCACGCCCTTTGATCCACTCTCAATCAGCACCCATCTGCTGGATGACTATATTCACATGGTCAAATTCAACCGCCTGCTCAAGGTCGATACGCCCATGATCACCGGACCGGATTCCAGCGGGCTGGAACCCTACTTGGGCTTGGCTGAAGATCAAAGCGACAGCGAGAAGGACGGTCCGATCAGCCGCATGCAAAAGCTGTTGCTGAGCTGGAACAAAAATCTGCCGCTCAAGGTCTCTGGCCATTACGATAAAGCCACCGCCATGTCCGTCACCCTGTACAAACTGGTGCATGATTGCGGCTTTGACGGCAGTTTTATCGATCGCGAGACCGCGCATCATCTGCTGGCCATGGAGTATAACTGGCCGTTATCCAAAAAGGAAACCAGCCTGGTGGCCCAAGTGTTGAATGAGGCGGTCAAGTTTCTCGGCCTGCGTTATCGGCTCGGCGGAAGCGGCGTCAAGTACATCGATTGCGGCATGTTCACCCGCATGGCTATGATCAGCGCCGGCATTGCCGAAAAAGTGTTTAATCGGACTGCGGCCATGCAATACCGCTATGCCGAACAGGGCGACATGGGCCTGTTCCTGCGGCCTGCAGGGGAACCGCCTCAACCAGGGGATCTGGTATTTTTTAATTGGCGCACTCGATTTCAAAACCGGCGCTACAAGGGGATCACCCATGTGGGCTTTTTCCTCGGCCAGGTGGGCGACCGTCTGCTGGTTCTGGAAGCCGCTTCACGCGGTGAACGCCGCGTGACCATCAAGGACCGCAGCGATTCCATCAGCCGCATCGCCGGTTATGCGCAGATCGTCGGCCCTCCGCCGGGCACAGATATTTTCGATTATATCAACATGGCGGCAGAGGACCTGGAAAACCTGATGGTGCCCAAGTTGGGAGACGATTAGGGGAAAAGACTAACTCCTGTGCCGAATGTACGCATAGAACAGGAAAGTAAAAATGGGAGCGCGGAGCTCCAGCTCCGCGATGATTGGCATTGCCAAGCTGAGAACAAACCGATTCACCGGTACGTCTGCTCCGTTCGCGATGACAGGAAGGGATGAGGTAATGCACTCAGAATTGCCGTAAAAACCGCGGCCACATTCCCCACGAGCGTCGGGGAATCCTTCCCCGGGCGAAACCTTTGTCCGGGCTTCCTCGCCCGGCTAACACCCGTATTCGTAGTTTAATCGAATAACACTTTCATCGCCTAAAAACCACGCCAAAGCTTGCCAAGATTTATAACAATAAACTCTCTGCTCCCTTGTTTTTATTTTATCAGCACCATTTTCCGCCTCTGCACGCTGTCGCCGAACTGCAGCACCGCCCAGTACAATCCCGTGTTCACGGCCCTCCCTGATCCATCGCTCCCGTCCCAGATCACTCGATGAGAGCCGGCTGGGACGTTTTGATCCATCAAAGTGGCCACAGTCTGTCCGAGAAGGTTTATCACCGTGAGCTTGGCTCGTCCCGGCGCTGCGGTGGTAAAAGAGAGCGTCGTACTGCTGTTGAACGGATTCGGGTAATTGGCAGCGAGATGAAATTCCATGGGCAGGCTTCTTGCCGGTTGGGAAGAGACCAACGTCCGGCTGTTAACCGCCACGATGGCATCCAAATCAAAGTCGCCGTTCAAAGACCCCTCCTGCCAGCGGTCGCCCATGTCTGTGATCCTGACATAGCGGATCCACGGCAACCTCACGTCCGCCAGGTCAAACTGATCAGCGCCGGAGCGCTGGGGATCGAGAGGATGGCTGGTGCTCTGCACCACATGGCAGCCGGCCAGACCAGCGTAGCTGCTGGTATCATAGGGAAATTCGATAAAAAGGTTGCCGTCCTGGCTGACCGCTACTGTAGCAGCCTCCATATACGGCTGTCCGGTCCACAGGTTCATGAACACATTCTCAAAGATGATGAAATCCACGCCGGGCCCATCGAAGACGACGTTGTCGGTGAACGCCAAAGTGATCTCGCCGCCGTGGCCCAGAGACAGAATCTCGGCCGGATCGCTGGTGGAGTTGGTGCTGTTAAGCCCGCAATCCGGATCCGGCGGACCCAGCACGTTGTCGGGAAAAAAATCATAGCCGGTTTTGCTCCACGGCTGGCCGGGTGAAAAGGCAACCACTTCATCAGCCCAGGGATCCGACGACTCGCTCCTTTCCACAATGGCCATGTCCTGACTGCCATCGCCCGCGGGATAGGTGATCACCACCCGGTCCTGCTGCACATCAAACTTTTGCACGACATCCTGATCAAAGGCGCTGATGTACAGTTCGGCGTTTTTCTTATCCCAGAGCAGATGCATGGCGCCGCGACCGACGCGCAAAGGATTTTGCGCGTTGTGCAGGATCTCGCCGCTGTAGATGTTCACCTTGTACAAAAAACCGCCGGTACGATCGCCCCAATCGCAGACATAGGCCATACCGTTCGGCAGCACCGCCAGATCCCCGGGATAGCCGCCCACCACCAGGGTATCGACAACCGCCGGGCTGCTATAGTCCGGCGGGGCATAGGGATTGATCACCGCCAGTTGCCCGCTGTTTCCGCCCCAGACGCCGGAGCAGAGCACATAATAGTTCCAATCCGGCCCCTTGCGCACCACTTGCGGATTGGCCGGCACCGCCACGCTGGTGAGCAGAGAATCGCGGGCAACGTCGATAAAGGCGACGGTGGATGGCTGATAGTCCGGATAGCCGCCGGTGTTGGCTACAAGAGCAGTGGCGCCATCGACGATGATCCCTTGCGGCGCCTTGCCGCAGGGGATGAATTTGGCGATGCGGTTCTCTTTGATCTCCACAACGGCCACAGCATCCATGAGCAGCAGGGTCACATAGACCCGGTTGGCGCCCACCAACGCCATGCCATAGGGATTGGAGCCTTCCGGCAGCGCAATGTGCCTCTCCACCTGCAGCGAGCGCGCATCGATGACCATGATCTCCGGCGGCACACTGTTCAGCACCAGAACTTTGTCGCGATAGGCAAGGATCTGATTGGGGATTTGCCCCAGGGTCGCCACATCGTTAAGAACCGCGCCGGTCTCCAGGTTCACGGTGGACAGAGTGCGCGCCAGACTGTTTTCAATAAACAACGTGCGCGGCAGGTCGCCGGCCAAGGCAAAACGAGCAACCCCCCAACACATAAACAACCACATCGTTTTCATCTTTTTTCCTCGAATTTTCATCTCCACGGTAAAAAGCCGGCCCGGTTCAAAGCGAATTAAGCAAACAGACCGCTGGGTGTCGCAGCAACTGCCCTTGCAATTAAAAGGCGGCGTTCCACCCGGCCCGCCATTCCCGGCCCGGCAGAGGCGCATTTTCTAACACTTGGTAGTGTATATCAGTGATGTTCAGGCAGGAGAGCATGAAGGTTTGCGGCCGTCCGATCAGACGGAAGGCGTATTGCAGAGTGATCTCGTGCAGAGAAAAGCCGGGCAAACGCACGGTATTAGCTTCGGTGACAAAGCGTTCACCGCTGCGCCGGAAACCATAATTCACCTGCAGATCGCGCCATGCCCATTGTAGGCCTGCTTTAAGGCTGTGTTCCGGTCGGTACGGCAATTGTTTGTGCCGCGCCGTTCGCTCCTCGCTGAGGTTTTCGCTGCGCAAATGGCTGTAGGAAACCTGCGTCTCCAAACGCCGGCGGTTGAGATGCCAGCGCCATTCGATCTCTTCGCCGGAAAGGCGGGCGTCGGTGTTGACCGGCGAAAAAGTGGCGAAAGAACCCAGACGCCAGATGATCAGGTCCCGCAGCTGATGGTGAAATTGATTGAAACGGAACAAGCTGTTGCGCCACAGACCTTCAATGGCCCATTCGAAATTTTCGCTCCGCTCCGGACGCAACCCAGCATTGCCGCGCACCCGGTATTGCTGGTAGAACAGATCGGCAAAAGTGGGCAGGCGGAAACCATGGCCCCAGTCCGCCTGCAGCCGCCAATCCAGCAGCAGTTGTTTACGCAAACTCACGCCCAGTGACGGGCTGAAAGCCTGATCCAGACGCTGGTCCTGGTTGTGTGCGGTCTCTGCCGCATCATAACGCAGGCCTGCCTGCGTTTCCAGACGTGCATTCCAGCCAAGTCCGGTCTCGTAGCCATGACGTACATAGACCCCGGTGTTGTGGACATCGGCGAGGCCCACCGGCGTCAGGGACGGGTACAGGCGATCGCGATCGGAAAAGCGGGTCGCTCCTGCTTCAACTCCCAGCTCGATCTGATGGTTTGGACTGATCTGGTGCACAAGATCGCTCTGCAGCCGGCCTGCGGTCACTTTATTTTCGTTCCAGTAGCGCGGCGTTGACCGGTAGCGCACCGGCACATTCTCATAGATATTTTTAAAAGAAGTCAAGTCCTCATTGAAAGAGGCGCGCACGTTTAACGTACGCCGGCGCTGTTTTTTTTCAAACGAGAGCACAGCCAGGCTGCGACGGGTGGCGCTGCGCGCAAAGGGCGTCCAGTTGTAGACAGCGCCGGGCAACCCGCGATGGCCGAACAGATGCTGAGCGGAAAAAGACCAGCGGGATCCGTTTTTCTCCCGGTTCCAGCGGCCGAACAGCTGCCGCTGCAGCACATCCGCGTTTAAGCGCGCCTCGGAGATGCGCCGGCCGGCGAGATCGTACTCATAGCGGTAATCGTTGCGGCTG from the bacterium genome contains:
- a CDS encoding TonB-dependent receptor, whose translation is MNRFGKKLFLRFLLTFLLLAVVGRQDSPAQSDVKIEGKVLDGSDRHALFGVNVTVPGTAVGAVTDRNGRFVLHNLLAGEYVVEASLLGYRSQQLRNVLVSHDQPQQLVIELQPVLIELPGMEISAGVDKPSQGADIVIDQERIRHSQAGDVAELLTATCGVEIQENGASKSISIRGSQAGQVLVLVDGVRLQNGLSGAIDLSSLPLAAIEQIKVYKGPQSSRFGANALAGVVQIITRQARENQLSAELRTASFAAADAAATLVRKSGYGDILLTIEQHRSRNDYRYEYDLAGRRISEARLNADVLQRQLFGRWNREKNGSRWSFSAQHLFGHRGLPGAVYNWTPFARSATRRSLAVLSFEKKQRRRTLNVRASFNEDLTSFKNIYENVPVRYRSTPRYWNENKVTAGRLQSDLVHQISPNHQIELGVEAGATRFSDRDRLYPSLTPVGLADVHNTGVYVRHGYETGLGWNARLETQAGLRYDAAETAHNQDQRLDQAFSPSLGVSLRKQLLLDWRLQADWGHGFRLPTFADLFYQQYRVRGNAGLRPERSENFEWAIEGLWRNSLFRFNQFHHQLRDLIIWRLGSFATFSPVNTDARLSGEEIEWRWHLNRRRLETQVSYSHLRSENLSEERTARHKQLPYRPEHSLKAGLQWAWRDLQVNYGFRRSGERFVTEANTVRLPGFSLHEITLQYAFRLIGRPQTFMLSCLNITDIHYQVLENAPLPGREWRAGWNAAF